The Marivivens sp. LCG002 genome contains a region encoding:
- a CDS encoding NAD(P)(+) transhydrogenase (Re/Si-specific) subunit beta: MEFGFTTAAYVVAAVLFILSLGGLSGQESAKRAVWYGIVGMALAVAATLVGPGKGLWVLSVLLIIGGGIIGTYVAKKVQMTEMPQLVAAMHSLVGLAAVFVGFIAHFELANVIEAMSTISSTLTEAKRMEMFHEMHLGAFAELLAHKTPVEQNILRVELFLGIFIGAVTFTGSVIAYGKLAGKVTSKAEKLPGGHFLNAGAAIISVLCLVWYFQSGSFLALAIMTLAALFIGYHLIMGIGGADMPVVVSMLNSYSGWAAAAIGFSLGNDLLIVVGALVGSSGAILSYIMCKAMNRSFISVILGGFGGTTGPAMEVEGEQVAIDSDGVAAALEDADNIIIIPGYGMAVAQAQQSVSELTKRLRAKGKNVRFAIHPVAGRLPGHMNVLLAEAKVPYDIVLEMDEINEDFPETDVAIVIGSNDIVNPAAQEDPNSPIAGMPVLECWKAKQVFVSKRGQGTGYSGIENPLFYKENTRMFYGDAKKSLDELLTKIQ; encoded by the coding sequence ATGGAATTCGGATTCACTACCGCGGCCTATGTGGTCGCAGCTGTCCTCTTCATCCTGTCTCTTGGCGGTCTGTCGGGTCAGGAAAGTGCTAAGCGCGCTGTTTGGTATGGCATTGTCGGTATGGCTCTGGCCGTTGCCGCAACGCTCGTCGGTCCGGGCAAGGGTCTTTGGGTCCTCTCGGTCCTTCTGATCATCGGTGGCGGTATCATCGGCACCTATGTCGCGAAAAAGGTCCAGATGACCGAGATGCCGCAGCTTGTCGCCGCGATGCACTCGCTCGTCGGTCTTGCCGCCGTCTTCGTCGGGTTTATCGCGCACTTCGAACTAGCGAACGTCATCGAGGCTATGTCCACGATTTCGTCCACGCTCACCGAAGCCAAGCGCATGGAAATGTTCCACGAAATGCACCTTGGTGCCTTTGCTGAACTTCTTGCGCACAAGACCCCGGTCGAACAGAACATCCTTCGCGTCGAACTGTTCCTCGGCATCTTCATCGGTGCTGTGACCTTTACGGGTTCGGTTATTGCCTATGGCAAACTGGCGGGCAAAGTGACCTCCAAAGCCGAAAAGCTTCCCGGTGGTCATTTCCTCAATGCGGGCGCCGCGATTATCTCGGTGCTTTGCCTTGTCTGGTATTTCCAGTCGGGTAGCTTCCTCGCGCTAGCAATCATGACGCTTGCTGCGCTCTTCATCGGCTATCACCTCATCATGGGGATCGGCGGCGCCGACATGCCCGTCGTGGTGTCGATGCTGAACTCCTACTCGGGTTGGGCTGCAGCTGCGATCGGCTTCTCGCTCGGCAACGACCTTCTGATCGTTGTGGGTGCGCTGGTTGGTTCTTCGGGTGCGATCCTGTCCTACATCATGTGTAAGGCGATGAACCGTTCGTTCATCTCGGTGATCCTCGGCGGCTTTGGTGGCACCACCGGTCCCGCGATGGAAGTCGAGGGCGAACAGGTGGCTATCGACTCCGACGGTGTTGCCGCTGCTCTGGAAGATGCTGACAACATCATCATCATTCCGGGTTACGGCATGGCTGTTGCTCAGGCTCAGCAGTCGGTTTCCGAACTGACCAAGCGTCTGCGTGCCAAGGGCAAGAACGTCCGCTTCGCGATCCACCCCGTTGCGGGCCGTCTTCCGGGCCACATGAACGTGCTTCTCGCTGAGGCCAAGGTTCCCTATGACATCGTTCTGGAAATGGACGAAATCAACGAGGACTTCCCCGAGACCGATGTTGCAATCGTCATCGGTTCGAACGACATCGTGAACCCCGCCGCACAAGAGGACCCGAACTCGCCCATCGCAGGCATGCCGGTTCTCGAGTGCTGGAAGGCCAAGCAGGTGTTTGTTTCCAAGCGTGGTCAAGGCACGGGCTATTCGGGTATCGAGAACCCGCTGTTCTACAAAGAGAACACCCGTATGTTCTATGGCGACGCCAAGAAGTCGCTCGACGAGCTTCTGACCAAGATCCAGTAA
- a CDS encoding Re/Si-specific NAD(P)(+) transhydrogenase subunit alpha, producing MKIGAPKEIIAGENRVAMTPASARDLQKLGYECVIESGAGANAGFSDAMYQEAGVEVVKTAAALFKAADIVAKVRVPTDAEVKKLREGQLLISFFNPGANEELMKLAAEKGASVIAMEMVPRISRAQKMDALSSMANIAGYRAVIEAGNNFGRFFTGQVTAAGKVPPAKVLVVGAGVAGLAAIGTATSLGAITYAFDVRPEVAEQVESMGAEFVYLDFEEEQQDGAATGGYASVSSPEFREAQLKKFRELAPEVDIVITTALIPNREAPELWTEDMVQAMKPGSVIVDLAAEKGGNCKLTKADERIVTDNGVIIIGYTDFPSRMAAQASTLYSTNIRHMMTDLTPNKDGVVNHNMEDDVIRSSTVTHNGAVTYPPPPLKVAAIAAKSKEKPKELTPEEKKAAEAAAFKAQTRQQVILLGVGGALMLLAGLYAPASFMQHFIVFVLSVFIGFQVIWNVSHSLHTPLMAVTNAISSIIILGALMQIGSGSFLVIILAALSVFMAGINIFGGFLVTRRMLAMFQKS from the coding sequence GTGAAAATCGGTGCACCTAAAGAGATTATCGCCGGTGAAAACCGCGTGGCGATGACTCCCGCCTCTGCGCGGGATTTGCAGAAACTTGGCTATGAGTGCGTGATCGAATCCGGTGCCGGTGCGAATGCCGGCTTCTCGGATGCGATGTATCAGGAGGCAGGTGTCGAGGTCGTCAAGACTGCAGCCGCTCTGTTCAAGGCCGCAGACATCGTTGCCAAAGTGCGCGTTCCCACCGATGCCGAGGTCAAAAAGCTCCGCGAAGGGCAGCTTTTGATTTCGTTCTTCAACCCCGGTGCAAACGAAGAGCTGATGAAGCTTGCCGCCGAAAAGGGCGCAAGCGTGATCGCGATGGAAATGGTCCCCCGTATCTCGCGGGCCCAGAAGATGGACGCTCTGTCGTCCATGGCAAACATCGCTGGCTATCGTGCCGTAATCGAAGCGGGTAACAACTTCGGCCGCTTCTTCACCGGTCAGGTGACGGCTGCAGGTAAAGTGCCCCCCGCCAAGGTTCTTGTCGTGGGCGCAGGTGTGGCAGGTCTTGCCGCCATCGGCACCGCAACCTCGCTTGGTGCGATCACCTATGCATTCGACGTTCGCCCCGAAGTGGCCGAACAGGTTGAATCGATGGGTGCCGAGTTCGTTTACCTCGACTTCGAAGAGGAACAGCAGGACGGCGCTGCGACGGGCGGTTATGCGTCGGTCTCATCGCCCGAGTTCCGCGAAGCCCAGCTCAAGAAGTTCCGCGAGCTTGCACCCGAAGTCGATATCGTGATCACCACCGCGCTGATCCCGAACCGCGAAGCCCCCGAGCTTTGGACCGAAGACATGGTTCAGGCCATGAAACCCGGTTCTGTCATCGTCGACCTTGCTGCCGAAAAGGGTGGCAACTGCAAGCTGACAAAAGCAGACGAGCGGATCGTAACCGACAACGGTGTGATCATCATCGGCTATACCGACTTCCCGTCGCGTATGGCGGCTCAGGCTTCGACGCTCTACTCGACCAACATCCGTCACATGATGACCGACCTCACCCCGAACAAGGACGGTGTGGTCAACCATAACATGGAAGACGATGTGATCCGTTCGTCGACCGTGACCCACAACGGTGCCGTGACCTATCCGCCGCCGCCGCTCAAGGTTGCTGCGATTGCCGCCAAATCCAAGGAAAAGCCCAAAGAGCTCACGCCTGAAGAGAAAAAGGCCGCCGAAGCCGCAGCATTCAAGGCTCAAACCCGTCAGCAGGTTATCCTGCTTGGCGTCGGTGGTGCCCTGATGCTTCTCGCGGGTCTTTATGCACCTGCTTCGTTCATGCAGCACTTCATCGTGTTCGTGCTCTCGGTCTTTATCGGCTTCCAGGTGATCTGGAACGTGTCGCACTCGCTGCACACACCGCTGATGGCCGTGACCAACGCGATTTCGTCGATCATCATCCTCGGTGCTCTGATGCAGATCGGGTCGGGCTCGTTCCTCGTCATCATTCTCGCCGCGTTGTCCGTCTTTATGGCTGGCATCAACATCTTCGGTGGGTTCCTTGTTACGCGTCGCATGCTTGCGATGTTCCAGAAGTCGTAA
- a CDS encoding isoprenylcysteine carboxylmethyltransferase family protein, whose protein sequence is MKWTDIPPVWLAGFIALAYTFNKIDPWGLSLDHPITQLVAGILIGGGIILMLLAVYEMQRQKTTFVPHRDADRLVQSGIFSRSRNPIYLGDILVLVGVILWLDVPVALLLVPGFLWVIERRFVIPEENRLRRKFHADFARYCQKTRRWL, encoded by the coding sequence ATGAAGTGGACTGATATTCCGCCCGTATGGCTCGCTGGGTTTATTGCTTTGGCTTATACCTTCAACAAAATCGACCCTTGGGGGCTGAGTTTGGATCACCCGATCACGCAGCTTGTCGCGGGTATTCTGATCGGCGGGGGCATCATCCTGATGTTGCTTGCTGTTTATGAAATGCAGCGCCAGAAGACGACGTTCGTGCCCCATCGCGATGCAGACCGTCTTGTTCAGTCAGGCATATTCTCGAGAAGCAGGAACCCCATTTATCTTGGCGATATCCTTGTTCTTGTCGGCGTGATCCTCTGGCTCGACGTGCCTGTCGCTTTGCTCTTGGTGCCGGGATTTTTGTGGGTGATCGAACGGCGATTTGTCATTCCCGAGGAAAACCGGCTTCGTCGCAAGTTCCACGCGGATTTCGCGCGATACTGTCAGAAAACCCGCCGTTGGCTCTGA
- the kynU gene encoding kynureninase encodes MSNFKARKEMFHLPDGMIYLDGNSLGPLPKNAEACMTRTMRDEWGDMLITGWNRAGWMDKPKALGDRIGRLIGAEEGHVVLGDTLSIKVYQALASALEMRPDRKVILSDSGNFPSDLYMAQGLIASLGRGHELRVVAPEDIEAHITPEVAVTLITEVDYRTGRKHDMAALTAKAHEVGALTIWDLAHSAGAFPVELAAAGADFAVGCTYKYLNAGPGAPAFIYVAPRHAQTARPALSGWLGHRAPFAFEQDYRAGDGIERMRVGTPPILAFAALEAALDIWDEVDMDALRAQSLALTDRFIHGIEAACPDLLLQTPRDHAMRGSQVSFAHPHGYAAMQATIAQGVIGDFRAPDIMRFGFTPLYIDEQDVDLAVEKIAAVMKEKLYERPEFQVRAAVT; translated from the coding sequence ATGTCGAATTTCAAAGCGCGCAAAGAGATGTTCCACCTTCCGGACGGGATGATCTATCTCGACGGAAACTCGCTCGGCCCCCTTCCCAAGAATGCCGAAGCCTGCATGACGCGGACCATGCGCGACGAGTGGGGCGATATGCTCATCACGGGTTGGAACCGTGCGGGGTGGATGGACAAGCCCAAAGCGCTCGGGGATCGGATCGGGCGCTTGATCGGGGCAGAAGAAGGTCACGTGGTTCTGGGGGATACTCTCTCGATCAAGGTTTACCAGGCGCTTGCCTCCGCACTCGAAATGCGTCCCGACCGCAAGGTGATACTGAGCGACAGCGGCAACTTTCCTTCCGATCTTTATATGGCGCAAGGACTGATCGCATCGCTTGGCCGTGGTCACGAACTTAGGGTCGTCGCCCCCGAAGACATCGAGGCCCATATCACGCCCGAGGTCGCCGTCACCCTGATCACCGAAGTGGATTACCGCACAGGCCGCAAGCACGACATGGCGGCTTTGACGGCAAAAGCGCACGAGGTCGGTGCTCTGACCATCTGGGATCTTGCACACTCTGCCGGTGCATTCCCTGTCGAACTGGCCGCAGCAGGGGCGGATTTCGCCGTAGGATGCACCTATAAATATCTCAACGCAGGACCGGGTGCGCCCGCATTCATCTATGTCGCGCCGCGTCACGCCCAAACCGCGCGTCCCGCCCTTTCGGGATGGCTTGGCCACCGCGCGCCCTTTGCCTTTGAACAGGACTATCGCGCTGGCGATGGTATCGAACGGATGCGGGTCGGCACACCGCCCATTCTTGCTTTTGCTGCGCTAGAAGCCGCGCTCGATATCTGGGACGAGGTCGACATGGACGCCCTAAGAGCGCAATCGCTTGCGCTCACGGATCGGTTCATCCACGGGATCGAAGCCGCCTGCCCCGATCTTCTGCTGCAAACCCCGCGCGACCATGCCATGCGCGGCAGTCAGGTGTCCTTTGCGCATCCCCATGGATATGCCGCAATGCAGGCAACCATCGCCCAAGGAGTGATCGGCGATTTTCGCGCCCCCGACATCATGCGGTTCGGTTTTACCCCGCTCTATATCGACGAACAGGACGTCGATCTCGCTGTCGAAAAGATCGCCGCAGTGATGAAAGAAAAGCTCTATGAACGCCCAGAATTTCAGGTTCGCGCTGCGGTGACGTAA
- a CDS encoding (2Fe-2S)-binding protein, producing the protein MATTLTINGKRHSVELPDNVPLLWVLRDEIGLTGTKFGCGVAACGACTVQIDGEAVRSCQVALADVWGEVTTIEGMGTPENLSILQRAWVDHQVAQCGYCQSGQIMQAAALLASNPEPTDDDIDDAMQGNLCRCGTYPRIRAAIHDAASKMKGA; encoded by the coding sequence ATGGCTACAACTCTGACGATTAATGGCAAACGACATAGCGTCGAGCTTCCCGACAACGTGCCCCTGCTTTGGGTTCTTAGGGATGAAATCGGCCTCACGGGCACCAAATTCGGTTGCGGTGTGGCCGCATGCGGCGCGTGCACGGTGCAGATCGACGGCGAAGCGGTGCGGTCCTGCCAAGTCGCATTGGCCGATGTTTGGGGCGAAGTCACCACGATCGAAGGCATGGGAACCCCTGAAAACCTCTCGATCCTGCAGCGTGCGTGGGTCGATCATCAGGTTGCGCAATGCGGTTATTGCCAGTCGGGCCAGATCATGCAGGCCGCCGCTCTTTTGGCCAGCAACCCCGAGCCGACCGACGACGATATCGACGATGCCATGCAGGGCAACCTCTGCCGCTGCGGCACCTATCCCCGTATCCGCGCCGCCATCCATGACGCCGCATCCAAGATGAAGGGAGCCTAA
- a CDS encoding molybdopterin cofactor-binding domain-containing protein gives MASLKKIARRTFLIGSAAVVGGVAFGVYKLEQDPKNPLVSREGATALNPFVIINEDGVTLIAPRAEMGQGVHTTLPALIAEELDVAWQDIRVMHGPGAAAYYNGALLGKALPFLDYKVGPIKEDMRQFVGQAGKLVSLQVTGGSTSTADAYERFREAGATARETLKLAAAKRLGVDVSSLKTENGNVIAPDGTLLSYASLAVEAAQIEPPKVELRPASDWKYLGKSMPRTDMIGKSTGTATFGVDVRLEGMKFATVRMSPKRGKMLSFDASDAILMDGVEQIIDLGDGIAVIGSNTWLCIQAAEAVEIVWDDATHSQSTENAFAQIEAAFGTEADITRDEGNVEKAQDGIEVTAEYRVPYLAHATMEPLNATALYTGDALTIWCGNQGPVLVQRNAAAAVGLDASQVTVNTTLMGGGFGRRGETDFAVIAARVAREVPDVPVQVTWSREEDMRHDFYRPAAIGRYRGVVKDGAAVLLDGRVAAPSASQQAMKRWMGQDPVGPDKELGAGGFDQPYAIPNYRFGTHIADARLPVGFWRSVSASFNGFMFDSFMDEMAHAAGADPLAFRLAAMGDEHEPSRKVLEKVGEMCGWTGQTPQGVGRGVAFTSSFETPVATVVEIVDQGGKIRLNKVWMACDVGVALDPSIIKAQLTGGAIFGLSAAIFGEITIAEGAVEQSNFYDYELLRMHTAPSFEVEILQNKPIVSGIGEPGTPPSIAALANAVFDLTGERPRELPLVKSFDFLA, from the coding sequence ATGGCGAGCCTCAAGAAAATCGCGCGTCGCACATTTCTGATCGGATCGGCCGCCGTTGTGGGCGGGGTCGCCTTTGGTGTCTATAAACTTGAACAAGACCCCAAGAACCCGCTGGTCTCTCGCGAGGGGGCGACCGCGCTCAATCCCTTTGTCATCATCAACGAAGACGGCGTGACACTGATCGCGCCGCGCGCCGAAATGGGCCAAGGCGTGCACACCACCCTTCCTGCACTGATCGCAGAAGAACTCGATGTGGCATGGCAGGACATCCGCGTCATGCATGGTCCGGGGGCAGCGGCCTATTACAACGGGGCGCTTCTCGGCAAGGCGCTCCCCTTCCTTGATTACAAGGTCGGACCGATCAAAGAGGATATGCGCCAATTCGTGGGCCAAGCCGGCAAGCTTGTCAGCCTTCAGGTTACGGGCGGCTCCACCTCGACCGCCGATGCCTATGAACGCTTTCGCGAGGCGGGCGCGACGGCCCGCGAAACGCTCAAACTTGCTGCGGCCAAACGGCTTGGCGTCGATGTCTCTTCGCTCAAGACGGAAAACGGGAACGTGATTGCGCCAGACGGCACGCTGCTGTCCTATGCCTCGCTCGCGGTAGAGGCCGCGCAGATCGAACCACCCAAGGTCGAACTGCGACCCGCATCGGATTGGAAATATCTGGGCAAGTCCATGCCCCGCACCGACATGATCGGCAAATCCACAGGCACGGCGACCTTTGGCGTGGATGTGCGGCTTGAAGGCATGAAATTCGCCACAGTCCGCATGAGCCCGAAACGGGGCAAGATGCTTTCCTTTGATGCCAGCGACGCGATCTTGATGGATGGTGTCGAACAGATCATCGACCTTGGCGACGGCATTGCGGTCATCGGCTCGAACACCTGGCTCTGCATCCAGGCGGCCGAAGCGGTCGAGATTGTGTGGGACGATGCGACCCATTCGCAAAGCACCGAGAACGCCTTTGCTCAAATCGAAGCCGCGTTCGGAACCGAGGCCGACATCACGCGCGATGAAGGCAATGTCGAAAAGGCGCAGGACGGGATCGAAGTCACAGCCGAATACCGTGTGCCCTATCTCGCCCACGCCACGATGGAACCTCTGAACGCAACCGCGCTCTATACGGGCGATGCGCTCACCATCTGGTGCGGCAATCAGGGTCCCGTTCTTGTCCAGCGCAATGCCGCTGCCGCTGTCGGGCTCGACGCAAGTCAGGTGACCGTGAACACCACCCTCATGGGCGGCGGTTTTGGACGTCGCGGTGAAACCGACTTTGCCGTAATTGCCGCGCGCGTGGCCCGCGAAGTGCCCGATGTTCCGGTTCAGGTCACATGGTCGCGTGAAGAGGACATGCGTCACGATTTCTATCGCCCCGCCGCAATCGGACGCTATCGCGGTGTGGTCAAGGACGGAGCCGCCGTTCTTCTCGATGGCCGCGTTGCAGCGCCTTCGGCATCGCAACAAGCGATGAAGCGATGGATGGGACAGGACCCAGTCGGTCCTGACAAAGAACTCGGGGCCGGCGGTTTCGATCAGCCCTATGCCATCCCGAACTATCGCTTCGGCACCCATATCGCGGACGCTCGGCTCCCTGTCGGGTTCTGGCGCTCAGTGAGTGCGTCCTTCAACGGCTTTATGTTCGACAGCTTCATGGATGAAATGGCGCATGCTGCGGGCGCCGATCCGCTTGCCTTCCGACTTGCGGCGATGGGTGACGAACACGAGCCCTCTCGCAAGGTGCTCGAAAAGGTTGGTGAAATGTGCGGCTGGACGGGTCAGACCCCCCAAGGGGTCGGGCGCGGTGTCGCCTTTACCAGCTCGTTCGAAACCCCCGTCGCCACAGTCGTCGAGATCGTCGATCAGGGTGGCAAAATCCGCCTCAACAAAGTCTGGATGGCCTGTGATGTGGGCGTTGCACTGGACCCCTCGATCATCAAAGCCCAACTGACAGGCGGCGCGATTTTCGGTCTCAGCGCTGCCATTTTCGGCGAAATCACAATTGCCGAAGGGGCAGTCGAGCAGTCGAATTTCTATGACTACGAGCTTTTGCGGATGCATACCGCACCGAGTTTCGAAGTTGAAATCCTTCAGAACAAACCGATCGTCAGCGGGATCGGCGAACCCGGAACGCCACCCTCGATCGCTGCGCTTGCGAATGCCGTGTTCGACCTGACGGGGGAAAGACCTCGTGAACTCCCTCTCGTAAAATCCTTCGATTTTCTAGCTTAA
- a CDS encoding Hint domain-containing protein: MPNGYRITLGSNRELNSGDSSTASTSSFTSYSTIGSGTLSYFYFFPQSVTGTYYLGTDLEVYFVPDSNPPFGAINFQVGTAPSPTFQLYEGSASDETYTDDNDSAFIFGDGDVSGINSGKDTIYANGGNDTVLTGDGGDVIFGGSGADTLDAESGNDFVSGGTENDTIFGSAGNDVLFGDGGSDTIDAGADTDTVFGGSGSDSISGGDGDDALYGGGYDVGATEHLAWNLQSGSVTGGFTQDTGNIRVTFSYEDSNGGLLDDAVIDTTQQYVGAQPYNQNSSLRLDGDALTNTNTTTSRSTLTFNADSGSGVTNEVANVNFRINDVDWESLDHRDQIIVYAYDANNNPVPVNLTLGGADVLTNGNTVTANDAVDDPNTVGGSVLVEIAGPVHRVVVEFRNVGVGFQGVWLTDVYYNSLYPATDAADTIYGGNGNDVIDGGLGADQIFGDGGNDTIYGGDGNDSINYGFGNDIVYGGAGDDFIDDLGGEDSTPDASTVYGGTGNDFIAGSSGGDSLYGGDDNDTIFGDSGNDYIDAGNGNDTVYAGNGEDTVYGGAGIDTLYGASGNDILYGGDGADRIEGGSEADTIYGGEGADSIDGGTGNDWINYGAGGDLVYGGDGNDFIDDTDQAATNDAATIYGGAGNDFIYGTAAGDTIYAGVGFDSIYSELGNDEVHFGEGDYVDGSDGDDLFIYDGTDETGNFATTIYGGEGGETNGDTLQLGFWADMSTLTITNPNDNAAGLSGSIMLDNGSILYFNEIENIICFVPGTLIATPRGPRAIETLKVGDYVITRDHGPQPIRWIQSRKVPALNNLGPIRIRKGVMDGQQRDLIVSPQHRILFQGYKAELLFGEREVLVSARHLVDGVDIIEETLKEVTYVHMLFDRHEVIYAEGAATESFHPGESSISGITDQARDELFQIFPELRSLPSSYGQTARRCLRQHEATLLI, from the coding sequence ATGCCAAACGGGTATCGGATAACACTTGGGAGCAACCGAGAACTCAACTCGGGGGACTCATCGACCGCGAGCACCTCCAGTTTTACATCCTATTCCACCATCGGCAGCGGCACCCTTAGCTATTTCTATTTCTTTCCGCAGTCGGTCACGGGCACCTACTATCTCGGCACCGATCTCGAGGTCTATTTCGTCCCCGACAGCAACCCGCCGTTTGGCGCGATCAACTTTCAGGTCGGCACCGCTCCCTCTCCCACGTTCCAACTTTATGAAGGTTCGGCCAGCGACGAGACCTATACCGACGACAACGACAGTGCCTTTATTTTCGGGGATGGCGACGTCAGCGGGATTAACTCGGGCAAAGACACGATCTATGCCAACGGCGGGAACGATACGGTCCTCACAGGGGACGGCGGCGACGTCATTTTTGGGGGATCGGGCGCCGATACCCTTGATGCGGAATCCGGCAATGACTTTGTTTCAGGCGGCACCGAGAATGACACGATCTTCGGAAGTGCAGGTAACGATGTCCTCTTCGGGGACGGCGGGAGCGATACGATCGACGCAGGGGCCGACACCGATACCGTCTTCGGCGGGAGCGGGTCCGACAGCATCAGTGGCGGCGATGGCGACGACGCACTTTACGGCGGCGGTTATGACGTAGGCGCGACCGAGCACCTTGCATGGAACCTCCAGTCGGGTTCGGTGACGGGCGGCTTTACCCAAGATACTGGCAATATCCGCGTTACCTTCTCCTATGAGGACAGCAACGGCGGGCTACTCGATGATGCCGTCATCGACACAACCCAGCAATATGTCGGCGCGCAGCCCTATAACCAGAACTCTAGCCTTCGCCTTGACGGTGACGCGCTCACCAATACGAACACCACGACCTCCCGCTCGACGCTGACCTTCAACGCGGACAGCGGCAGCGGGGTCACGAACGAAGTTGCGAACGTCAATTTCCGGATCAACGACGTCGACTGGGAAAGTCTGGATCACCGCGACCAGATCATCGTCTACGCGTACGACGCCAACAACAATCCGGTCCCCGTCAACCTCACGCTCGGCGGCGCGGATGTTCTGACCAACGGCAACACCGTCACAGCGAATGATGCGGTAGACGATCCCAATACCGTAGGCGGCTCGGTCCTTGTCGAAATTGCGGGCCCCGTCCATCGCGTTGTCGTCGAATTCAGAAACGTCGGCGTCGGCTTCCAAGGCGTCTGGCTCACCGACGTCTATTACAACTCGCTCTATCCCGCCACGGATGCCGCCGATACGATTTATGGCGGCAACGGGAACGACGTCATCGACGGCGGGCTTGGCGCGGACCAGATCTTTGGCGATGGCGGCAACGACACCATTTACGGTGGCGATGGCAACGACAGCATCAATTACGGCTTCGGCAACGACATCGTCTATGGCGGTGCGGGCGATGACTTTATCGACGATTTGGGTGGGGAGGACTCCACCCCCGATGCGAGCACTGTCTATGGCGGCACGGGCAATGACTTTATTGCCGGTAGCTCGGGCGGCGACTCGCTTTACGGCGGCGACGACAACGACACCATCTTCGGCGACAGCGGCAACGATTACATCGATGCGGGTAACGGCAACGATACCGTTTACGCTGGCAACGGCGAAGATACGGTCTATGGCGGTGCCGGCATCGACACGCTTTACGGCGCGAGCGGCAATGACATCCTCTATGGCGGCGATGGCGCCGACAGGATCGAAGGCGGCTCGGAAGCCGATACGATTTACGGCGGAGAAGGTGCCGACAGCATCGACGGCGGCACAGGCAACGACTGGATCAATTACGGCGCGGGCGGCGACCTCGTCTATGGTGGTGACGGCAACGATTTTATCGACGATACGGACCAAGCCGCGACTAATGACGCTGCAACGATCTACGGTGGCGCTGGCAATGACTTTATCTACGGCACTGCCGCCGGTGACACGATCTACGCAGGTGTCGGCTTCGACTCGATCTATAGCGAACTCGGCAACGACGAAGTCCACTTCGGCGAAGGCGACTATGTCGATGGATCGGATGGGGATGATCTCTTCATCTACGACGGCACGGACGAAACGGGTAACTTTGCGACGACCATCTATGGCGGCGAAGGCGGCGAGACCAACGGCGACACGCTCCAGCTCGGCTTTTGGGCCGATATGTCGACGCTTACGATCACCAATCCGAATGACAATGCTGCGGGGTTGTCGGGCTCGATCATGCTCGACAACGGCTCGATCCTCTATTTCAACGAGATCGAGAATATCATCTGCTTCGTGCCGGGCACCCTGATTGCAACACCCCGCGGCCCCCGAGCGATCGAAACGCTCAAGGTCGGGGACTATGTGATAACGCGGGACCACGGCCCCCAACCGATACGCTGGATCCAAAGTCGAAAAGTGCCCGCGCTGAACAATCTCGGACCGATCCGCATCCGCAAAGGCGTGATGGACGGGCAGCAACGCGACCTCATCGTCTCGCCACAGCACAGGATTCTGTTCCAAGGCTATAAGGCCGAGCTTCTTTTCGGAGAGCGCGAAGTTCTCGTATCTGCGCGGCACCTTGTGGATGGCGTTGATATCATCGAGGAAACGCTCAAAGAAGTCACTTACGTGCACATGCTCTTTGACCGTCACGAAGTGATCTATGCCGAAGGCGCGGCGACCGAGAGTTTTCACCCCGGTGAAAGTTCGATTTCGGGGATCACGGATCAGGCCCGCGACGAGCTTTTCCAGATATTCCCAGAGCTTAGAAGCCTTCCGTCATCCTATGGTCAGACGGCGCGGCGCTGCCTACGACAGCACGAAGCAACCCTGTTGATCTAG